aggtactcgtcttaatttcaccagaTACTTATCCaatgatattgtgttattaaattaaaaatatctggcgcaaaaaaggtacatgtattaatgatttattaattcctagttaacgactggaatgatttcaataaCACaacatcaaaaattgaaaatacttttgcttATATGCTTGCGTACGTCTTACGGCATGCTAtacatactgccatactaatatCAAGAGTTTAGgatgatggttttcccggcttaattttgtttaagccatatatctttcaaaatctgggtgatcagagatgacctcaatttctttcgagactttggaggaagccatttttagagtagtttccctttgcGTAATtgcccaaagaaccgtaaataccagaatgaaaaagatcagaaacaactaaattatccgttttagggtgccaagtaattaatcagCCAGGGAAAAATGAAGTCGGCGATCgagctcatgaatgcaacgccgacgattattcgattgtcgccgattgttgGCCCATCActagtgacaaggtgaggttttcttacaggaaaatcttttaaaatcttctcaaaagaattgcaatgacaagagttaagatattttatatgttcaaatcaataccCTAGAGTCAAAATGGTTCCTACTTAAGTTTTGTATcgaaaaaaacatgatatacttaaATAGCAAAAATCTAtttcagagccacaagggtaagagctgaaatactttgcatgtaaattagcaaaatttataatggaggtctttcaaacttgattgaatcaccaTTCCCAGGGCAATATTAGTCTCTCTCTGTGGATTATCAATATTCTtctaatcttatacaatataagtttaaaatttccagaatgcccagaatttagagttaacaaatacaaattgtgaatttttcctatgactgtcataacccacaaggtccaggtaagcgattcaggaccttaTTCAGGACCATATGGGTCCTTTTGcttatattgatatcataaacaattgctGTGAATTCCAtataaattaacttgaagacataatatgaagaaattggagaataaatttttcatacttgttaacagcaaccaattcctgaaattttcattttaaagttgtggaagttgacAAAGTGTTAACATGTGAACAAatacacttaaagcggcttaataacggtatttcatctaaGAGTAGCCAGAaaatgttaaaaccctagaaactctggctactctggccagccagattaaccagagctactttacttaaccacttgaaaatagtttattaacttgaaattcagttttaaatatgctatttagactggagattgaaaatattttgcgaacacgggacctggttactctggctactctggctgaccagagtagcctgaacatgttaaaatcctagaaactccggctactctggctgaactctggctactctgttagaaacagccagagtaaccagagtaaatgatatcctggtgactcgggctactgtggctactttcgctgaccagagtagccagaacatgttaaaaatctagaaactctgcctactctgaattctggctactctggccagccagagtaaccagagttctggatactggatgaactctggctactcttgctgaactctggctactctggctgaactctgtccagccagagtaaccagagttagacttctctggctgaactctggctactctggctgaactctggctactctggctactctggctaaccagagtaaccagagttctgacttctctggctactctggctaaactctggctgaactctggctgagctctggctactctggctgctctggctaatttcacgcacattggCGGCTGTAAACAATCTCACCGTACTTAGACACACTTGCTAAAGGTGGAGTCGCCTGGAACGAATCCAGATTAAACAGGAGTTAGAAAAAGTGAAATACTAAGATAATTTAGAATTTGCGTGAAGATTAATAGTTCAGAGATTGTTTTCAAGCGGTCGACTTTTttgcaagttattttttttaaattgtccgtCAGATAAACAATCTAATCTCAATTCTTAACGTGACTGTTGCAAAGCATATATTTTAAGGCAACAACGCTTTAGAGCATAGTGAATAATGAAAATAtggtaaaatcaaagaacattgtaatgatatagacaaGTAAGTGTACAAAGGGAACTACTTTGAGCGGAACAAGGGAAGTGGACGACAAACAAAACTGACATGCCAAATACACTGAAACAGGTTATAGAAAACATTAAAGGCCACTTTTGTTACATTATTTGACAAGGAGTTATAGAATATTGTATTCGTTTACTCGTATATATGTTCTGTACATGTAGCTGCTTCCTGTTTAAAACTATACAATATAATCTGTTAGAAGATcgtttggaagcacagaatgcaacaaaGAGGTAACGAAATATGTAACACCTCTCaggtcccctagcaccggcttaagcggaactcttgtTACAGTACGATTGactgtactccatgatcccaaaggaccagaaaatgtgaCAACACTGAGTCCATATAAAAGCGTACTGATAATATATACCTGTTCGGCGTCTTGCATTCCATTTTCGGTCATGTATGTCATAAAAAAGAGAGGATAAAACCGatattacggtgcccctaaagtgacatgttacgcactttttttccacttaggtaatgtgagacttttttatttcgtttaaacgaaatcatttcgttttaacgaaataactatttcgtttaaacgaaatcatttcatttttacgaaatgttatttcgtttaaacgaaattatttcgtttaaacgaattagttatttcgtttttacgaaatgttatttcgtttaagcGAAAtgatgatttcgtttaaacgtaATAGTTATTTCgattaaacgaaatcatttcatttttacgaaatgttatttcgtttaaacgaattagttatttcgtttttacgaaatgttattgcgtttaaacgaaatgatttcgtttaaacgaaacaaTTAATTCGTTTAatcgaaatcatttcgtttaaacgaaataactttttcatttaaacgaaatcatttcatttcatttcgtttaaacgaattagttatttcgtttaaacgaaataaaaaaagtctcacattacctaagtggaaaaaaagtgcgtaacatatcactttaggggcaccgtacaataTTCACCTCGTAAAGTGGAATATTCGTCGTATGCAAACTgtgttataaaatgttataaaatgttataaaatcacTTTAACAAAACGGTGTTTTCTGATTCATAGGTAAGAAAGACGGCACAAAGAACAAACATTATGTCAGGTACGTTTTGCATCAACcatatttaaatattaataatgaaacattccattattttttattgatataaaatgtCAGTTTGACATCAGAAAATATCACAAAGTTTAATGATTTGTTAAAAACCAGTATGGAACGTTTTGTCTTGTGTTCCTTAATGATTTTGTAGTATCGATACACCAACCTCCCCCACCTTCCACACTTCTCTCTTTTACTCACATCCCAGCTCATGGTATTGTGATAGCTTGTAATAGTTTATGTAGATTTGCATTGTTAACAAATAACATATGGTCGTATAGAGACAGGAACTGGAGGCACCTGTGCACTGTGAACACACAGCTAGTTAAACTATGTTTTGTCTTTCTTAAATAGGTCAGGATGATGTTAATGGTACTAGTACAGGATGTGAAATAACCTCGCAGGTTTCGCCTACATCCAATGTTATTTATGTCGATGGGAAACCTGCTCAGCTTGTGCAAGGACGCTGTCCTTATTGTGGAGTAAGTTGTTTTGTTTATGTTAACGAAGATTATACACTGCTAGTGCTATGAATATGTTTGAATCAAAGGACATGCTTAGTGTTGTTTTCTAGACTACTTATGCTTGAACTTGTCCTTATTGTGAGTTCTGCAATTTATGGCAACCCGTGATAACTTTTTTACAATGACAAAGTAACTATctgtctaaagttaaaatatataattaaaacatctgacatgctaaataattaaaaacatatcTTGAAAACAGCTGGAAATGTGTGAATCATTTTAATAATgaacaaatatctcaaaaaacaagcacacggaccatgcgcactctacgtagggcaaaaagacatgaccgcacaatacgttaaagttacatgtatattgcatttcaatctaTTGCATCAATAATTAGTTTGTTTTGTAGTAAACATCCATCGCAAGACAAGGGAAAATATATatagatctttgcaaacccacagctgatatactttaactaatgaagtttaaaataaaatgttcagttaaCAAAGTTCAacctttgattttgtatccaattataccaaaatggggatcaattcattccgtattcaaaaaaaaaatcatcttaaaattgttattgtttttatttctatcgcttctttgaatttgaaagtttttatctGGCAATATCAAAGTGGTTCGGATGGTGAATGCAGTGGTCAGACTTAATAGAGAGGGTAGCGGGGAGAGGTGTTCTACTtgcattctttatctgttgttaatCGATGTTCCTattctttgcggaattcaagtcTATCATAATTTTCTATTGATTTACGGCTAATGAGTGCGCACAATACATTtccgatatgaaaatgatccaacatgtaaacataagagataaaagaaatagaaatttgTATTATGAATTTACCTTCAGTatgtagttatagtccttgatttgattcatatcttacaaatttagattttttatagTTACACTTTCATCGTTATAAAAGGAAATGTCCGTTAAAGTTCCAAATGATATTCTTATTAATTTTAgatactagatatcacgtgaaatggttattcataaaacagctccgccacgtgatatattaatccgagtgcgttcttgttatggcattgatgaccgaatgTATTAAAGTATgtcacatcaaagccatcttatatgcttcagtaacttttatgatccgctctaataaGGGGACACCATCGAAATTGAGTTAGGGTCTTTATTACCTAGTTGACCTATGTTTTATCTTGTCATTTGCATAATACATTGTAGTTAcatatattacttaaaacagcaacttcagtgacatggagccgcgaccctaagtatgtagatgtcattcaaattggagaaaaatatatacaacaactatttgaagttgtggaaaaaaatagataaaatgaaagaaaatatgacatttttaaatgtaaggaacaagctttatatttgtatgatgtgtggaaatagactggaaatgtttgttcttttctgacgaaaataagaataaagcggGCTTTTCAGGTAACATATAATTAATAACATGCatatctttaatcaaagcatactgtataataaattacttgactgaaatcaatCATCTTTATAGcagcaaaacaattcgtaatataatgatatttttatgtaggttttcttatctttgagcgttcttttgccacacgtaaagcgTGCATGCGCGTTAAAATGAAAACATCCGTGAAATAGCATAGCAAGCAATAGTTTGTGTAAAAAGGTCTATTCATGTTATTTCACCACATTAAAAGCCATATATTTATcaacgactgtgagaagtttcatcaaaatctacattgtataaAAAATCTATTATCATAAtagaaaattttatgaaaattgtgatttgaGAAAGGTTTCattactggttcgagtcgtaaattcgaccaggtcgtaaatattcggccacccactttaaagcttttttttcaagccagatgcttgagaacgcatctgtgtcatcacaagcacttgcgttagcaacaaagtcggcaaaaaacaacaagtagaggtgagtagaaaaaaagttgtccttcccGTAAGTTGTGTACTTTAAATAgtaaatatttgtaataaaaatgtcacaattagaCCCTCAGACGTCCCTTGGATGAACAATAATATAAGGAAGAACATACGAAAGCGTAAGCGTATCTACAGAAAAGCTAAGAGAACAAACTCACCTAAACACTGGCATAAATTTCGACAAGTCCGAAATGAAACTGTTTTGCTCATTCGTGAAGCCAAAtcacaatacttcatcaaactttCAGACAAACTTAAAAACGGATCATTCTCTTCAAAAGATTGGTGGACTACCTTAAAATCCTTCATCTCTAGAACGAACAACAATGTTATTCCTCCACTATATAACTCCAACACTCGACAAACTACgtcttctgattttgaaaaagcttaTCTTTTAAATGATTACTTTCAAGAGCAGACATACATTGATGACGAAAATATAGAGATACCTAATCCTGGTCCAACGAATTCTAccactattttaaatgaaattcatctctcTCCGGCAGAAGCTGAAGATGTCTTGAAGTCTCTACCAGTTCACAAGGCCGCAGGTCCTGATGGTATAAGTAACAGAATTCTTCTGGAGGCTTCACATGAACTATCTTTTCCTCTTTGTGACCTTTTCAATGTTTCACTTCAATCTTCTACTGTTCCAGTCACATGGAAAGAAGCCCATGTTAGCGCAATCTTCAAGAAAGATGATGCCACTCTTCCAAATAACTATCGTGCAATATCACTCTTAAACACTACTGAAAAAGTTCTCGAACGCCTTATTTTCAAGCATGTTTATAACCATCTTCACGATTCTCGCTTTCTAACTCCTGTACAGTCTGGTTTCATTCCGGGTGACTCCACAGTTAATCATCTTGTTTTCATATACGATACTCTCTGTAAAGCTCTAGATAACGGTCTAGAGGTTCGAGCGGTATTTTTCGATATAAGtaaggcctttgacaaagtctggcacaaaGGATTACTATGTAAATTAAAATACGCAGGAATCTCAGGTTCTCTTCATATGTGGTTTCAGGATTATCTCTTACATAGACGTCAACGTGTTGTACTGCCAGGTGTCAAATCGAACTGGGCTTTTCTCAAAGctggagttccacaaggttcaattctcgggcctcttcttttccttatctttatcaatgacattgttgatgaaatcagatcatgcaTCAACCTGTTTGCTGGTGACACAAGTCTTTACATTATAGTTCAGCAACCGGACATTGCAGCAAATCTTCTCCAGTCTGATATCCAAACAATTTCATCTTGGGCAGATAAATGGCTTGTTAAATTTAATCCCTCCAAATCACAAGCgcttttaatttcaagaaaacgaaacttTCAACTACACCCTCCTCTTCGAACGTTTAACCAGAATATTCCAGAGGTACtcgaacataaacatcttggtgtaTTCCTGTCAAATGATTGTTGCTGGCATTCTCTTATCAACTACATTGTAGCAAAAGCTTGGAAGAGAGTTAATGTAATGCGTAAATTGAAATTCTCACTTGACCGTCGCTTCCttgaaactatatatatttctttcataaggCCAATACTCGAATATGCAACGTGGTGTGGGGTAACTGTACAAAGTATGAAATGGATCAActcgacaaaattcaaaatgaatgtgctcgAATAGTCTCCGGAGCTACCAAACTTGTTTCCTTGGAAAACCTAAAGAGAGAAGTACCCTGGGAGCCACTTTCCGATAGACGTTACAAACATCGACTTCTtatgttctttaaaatgaaatctaatTTGACTCCAGCATATCTATCTTCTCTAGTCCCTGACTCTGGTGATACTCGCTACAACCtaagaaactctgaaaatatcCATGGTGTACCTACAAGAACAtctttatatttcaattcttttttgccttccgttgtacgtgattggaatttattgagaccagatatccgtaattctgaaacactttcatcatttaaaagtaatgtaaataaaactagaaatgtgtccatgggacacagatgcccccactacatgacattagtcaggggccagaactcctacaatactgaatgaatccggatgcgaaatcccaggtgcacaactacacatgctgaccaacattcctgtaaactttggtgattctaggtcaaatacttttggggctacgcgcgacacaacattaaaatgaccaattttttattaagtcaggggccataactcctacatgactggatgaatccggacacgaaaccccatgtgcacaactacacatgctgaccaacatgcctgtaaagttttgtgactctaggtcatatacttttggagctaggcacgacacaacattaaaatgaccaatttttacaaagtcaggggccataactgctacatgactgaatgaatccggacgcgaaaccccaggtgcacaactacacatgctgaccaacatgcctgtaaagttttgtgactctaggtcatatacttttggagctaggcacgacacaacattaaaatgaccaatttttacaaagtcaggggccataacttctacatgactgaatgaatccggacgcgaaacccaaggtgcacaactacacatgctgaccaacattcctgtaaagttttgtgactctacgtcaaatactttcagagctaggcgcgacacaaccttttcggaaggacggacggacggacaagagcaaatctatatgcccccccacaaagtgggggcataaaaaagcagCGTACTCCAGCCTATTACTACACCGGAATCAGAAATCTCCAGGTGCTCCATACACGACTACGAACTAAGTGCAGTGCATTGAATCAACATctttatctaaaaagtatttctcctacaccattatgccagtgtggacagatggaaactaatttccatttcttttttgaatgcagaAATTTCGATCTTTGTCGCAACGATCTTCTTAATAATCTGTGGAATTTCGAAATTGACTTGGATACTATTCTGTTTGGAAACCCAGACCTatctgatcaggataacatgactaaATTTACTCATGTACAGGCATATATTTCCGAAAGTAAGAGATTTGGTTAGCAACCCTGAGACATTCCCATTTTTTCCCTCTTTCTCTCTTCTGTTCTACTTTTGACTTGTTCTAACCTCTACATTTATGTGAATACTTTCCTTCTACCATATACATTGTCCcctttccattttttacattcacagcgattaatatatttttttttcatttttattttattttttcatatcttaagactatattcctagccccATTACAGATTAAAGCTCGATATgcccatacagttatattttgtccgcaaaggagaagaattctataagacttgtctttcattcttatcctttcctgttttgtcttcactacagtatgtgatacgtataaatatatgtactctattttgggaataaatatgtttaaactaaatattttgtctcgcgggacgcgtgacgtcattgcacgtgctcgtttatgctgaggcccggcaagggttaattcaaatctaaactttataacacaaaaggaacatgcgctaactagcatcaaacgcgttaaaaccaagaaaatgatcatattgtccctcaacgtcattgaatttccatatctacgttgttttttcacgttaacgtcatttccttttgaattatccgttttggggccataatacgtttatgctttgccacggaacgcgcatatattaAAAGGTGTTATAATAGCACGTGAGCAAAAGATTCTCTTTACTTCCCTGttgaaacacccccgaaaagttacaaaaacagcagttttatgctagaatgtgtgataaacagtgacgtaaaaatttaactacgtcatgctggtgtGAGACGGATGACAGGTgctttttaaatctctgttggcaaatatttcccacgaggtatgctgttgaaaattgattgcagtttgttgaaaaaagaacaattttggctgtagcatcgatttatttccaagaaaatgttgaaaatacaaccaactttatgtttaaaaagtgtccgaatattttgtttgtttgttttgggtttaacgccatttttcaacagtatttcagtcatgtaacggcgggcagttagcctaaccagtgttcctggattctgtaccagtacaaacctgttctccgcaagtaactgccaacttccccacatgaatcagaggtggaggactaatgatttcagacacaatgtcgtttatcaaatagtcacggagaacatacgccccgtccgaggatcgaactcgcgaccctgcgatccgtagaccaacgctcttacctactgagctaagcgggcgggcggccgaatatttacaacctctagaatgtaaaatgtggaggctaaacctgtctGTTATTTTAAGTGCGGTTGTATTGTTTACCATACCGTAAACGGctgttaatgataacaatcaatgttgcttgtttCAAAGCACATTTGgaagaaattttgtacaaatcaattgtaaaacgaaagaaatatttatgaaaaaccgcaaaaagtggccgaatttacgactcgaaccagtatgaAAACTATCGCGAGgtccattttttttccaaatcagtctagcaaaagattaagcacacgaccctatcttttttgtttgctggattttgtaaaaagaagttttaaaaaatcagggtGTAAtcaaggttatttttttttacccaaacgtgcagaactaccataaaATTGTTCATATCGAACGATGCGATCGCGAGCACGCAGGTACAAGTTCAATCTTATTTTTATCAAGCTTAGAAGGCAAgtttaatattgtttattttaagcGAGGTTCTATTACGCTTTCTTTACAGTAGGATAACTGAAGTGTTTAATTATATCCAGGAAGATCCTAGTCTGCTTACTTTACTGTAATGCCtccaaccatgtaattatgcataacttCTTTCTAGActatggttgctgatttctgccatttcgtgtgttcgtatCGAACTTGAGTCgacgaggcgaaatgtcgaagtaacaaacacacaaaaggtcgaaataatgcatatCTGTTCGCgtcggcgggtcgaaatgtcgTAGACACTAACACACGAAATGTCGAAAACTGCTTACTTGTCGTGTGTTCACCTTACGACATTTGTGGCatatacacgaagtaacgaaacattaaaggcgaaataacgaaatttcagaggcgaacacaccaacttttgtattaatcactttttgtGCTGGCGCGTATCAaaacttcgtgtattcgcctcgaaagtcgaaaagCGAACACACGAggaataagcagttttcgacctttcgttacttcgacccgccgacacgaacacacgaaaaatgtgcaatttcgtcttttcgtgtattcgccttccggtaggcatgcgcataacaattacatatattctGCTGAAATAAATATGCTGTCTAAATAATATGgtttaccatttataaaataatatttgtcctaaaacgaaagataatgatttatattccatgaaagatgtcattgtgtagatattttatcactagtattaaatttgtacatacattaaACTTCTGTCAGTATTACGGGGCATATCATTACCTGAATTTTGAATGCTAGAtaatgtatttttacaaaaaaatctcaatttataatagaaaaatgtttcatatgcaataaaacatgtcactcttcaagtatttcagttctaTCTAAAAACAACGCATACGTTATTAACGATTTCCCTGTAAGCACATCCAACACGAGACAAGACatctttttatcatttcagatTGGAAGACCAACATACGATGTTACTCCAGCTGGCattatttgtttcattatttgtttcattattttcctaCCGCTTGGAGTATGTTGTTTTTACACAATGTTGGAAACAAAATGTAGCCATTGCAAAGCTCCCCTTTGACAATATTTCTTTGACTCTGAACAACATAATCTAATTCCACTTCAtcctttaatttaaaatgtatgcAACGTTATAAAAAGTACTCATCGAGTATAT
This Mercenaria mercenaria strain notata chromosome 17, MADL_Memer_1, whole genome shotgun sequence DNA region includes the following protein-coding sequences:
- the LOC123537389 gene encoding uncharacterized protein LOC123537389 isoform X3; amino-acid sequence: MKMAQQTALGKSEAAITAALKNVYFAAKNDLANSMVPELNNLCLKQGVSQISDLKVDAHTTYEHHSSIGCQVINQPGKNEVGDRAHECNADDYSIVADCWPITSDKVRKTAQRTNIMSGQDDVNGTSTGCEITSQVSPTSNVIYVDGKPAQLVQGRCPYCGGCHITRRKSN
- the LOC123537389 gene encoding uncharacterized protein LOC123537389 isoform X1 translates to MKMAQQTALGKSEAAITAALKNVYFAAKNDLANSMVPELNNLCLKQGVSQISDLKVDAHTTYEHHSSIGCQVINQPGKNEVGDRAHECNADDYSIVADCWPITSDKVRKTAQRTNIMSGQDDVNGTSTGCEITSQVSPTSNVIYVDGKPAQLVQGRCPYCGIGRPTYDVTPAGIICFIICFIIFLPLGVCCFYTMLETKCSHCKAPL